From Penicillium psychrofluorescens genome assembly, chromosome: 6, one genomic window encodes:
- a CDS encoding uncharacterized protein (ID:PFLUO_009553-T1.cds;~source:funannotate), with protein MGNTVLLLLDIQNGIVDRVGNPASYVELVGSTAAAARQHSVKVIHVVTAFRPGYPESSPLSLSTPAIAASGDFLEGSDSVQVHPAVARTPEEPIIIKRRVSAFHGTELDLILRASGNYHIVVAGLITSGAVLSTVRQASDMDYRVTVLRDLCMDRDDEVHRVLMDKVFARKTEVVSGKEWVDSLAGSA; from the coding sequence ATGGGCAACAcggtcctcctcctcctcgacatccaAAACGGCATAGTCGACCGCGTCGGCAACCCAGCGTCATATGTCGAGCTTGTGGGCTCCACCGCCGCGGCTGCCCGCCAACACTCCGTCAAGGTCATCCACGTTGTGACTGCGTTCCGGCCGGGTTACCCAGAGAGTAGCCCACTGAGCTTGAGCACGCCCGCCATCGCAGCCAGCGGTGATTTTCTGGAAGGCAGCGACTCCGTGCAAGTCCACCCGGCCGTCGCCCGGACTCCCGAGGAAccgatcatcatcaagcgTCGCGTGTCTGCGTTCCACGGCACCGAGCTCGATTTAATTCTCCGAGCCTCTGGTAACTATCATATCGTTGTCGCTGGTCTGATTACTAGTGGTGCTGTGCTCTCGACCGTTCGTCAGGCGTCGGATATGGATTATCGCGTCACTGTTCTTCGTGATCTGTGCATGGACCGCGACGACGAAGTTCACCGCGTGCTCATGGACAAGGTCTTTGCGCGTAAGACTGAAGTCGTCTCCGGGAAAGAATGGGTGGATAGTCTGGCGGGTAGTGCTTGA
- a CDS encoding uncharacterized protein (ID:PFLUO_009554-T1.cds;~source:funannotate) produces MESKYQGQTAASRLRRLLQEEGKTVFCPGVYDGISARIALNTGFDCLYMTGAGTAASRLGLPDLGLATMGDMAANASMIASLDRSVPVIADADTGYGGPLMVARTVHAYIAGGVAAMHLEDQVITKRCGHLANKELVDEDVYLSRIRAACMAREDARQASGGGADIVIIARTDSLQLLGYDVAVSRLHKAIALGSDVAFLEGMTEFDQCARVCRDLAPTPVLLNMVAGGITPSLSVEEASHLGFKVVIFPSVALDPVSEHVTDAMRNLKESHRAIVSETRKVGGVKHFFNILGLKECMDFDNAAGSSSFAYGA; encoded by the coding sequence ATGGAATCCAAGTACCAGGGACAGACAGCCGCATCCAGACTacgccgcctcctccaagaGGAAGGCAAGACCGTCTTCTGCCCAGGGGTCTACGACGGCATCAGTGCGCGCATCGCCCTCAACACAGGCTTCGACTGCCTGTACATGACGGGCGCCGGCACCGCGGCGTCGCGCTTGGGGCTGCCGGACTTGGGGCTGGCCACCATGGGCGATATGGCCGCCAACGCGTCTATGATAGCCTCGCTTGACCGCTCCGTACCCGTCATCGCGGACGCCGATACAGGCTACGGCGGCCCGCTCATGGTCGCCCGTACCGTCCACGCCTACATCGCCGGCGGCGTCGCTGCCATGCATCTTGAAGACCAGGTCATCACTAAGCGTTGTGGCCACCTCGCCAACaaggagctcgtcgacgaggacgtcTACCTCAGCCGCATCCGCGCCGCCTGCATGGCCCGCGAGGATGCCCGCCAGGCgtccggcggcggcgccgacatCGTCATAATCGCCCGTACCGATTCCCTGCAGTTACTCGGCTACGACGTCGCCGTCTCGCGGTTGCACAAGGCCATCGCCCTCGGCTCCGACGTCGCCTTCCTCGAGGGTATGACCGAGTTTGACCAGTGCGCTCGCGTATGCAGAGACCTCGCCCCGACACCCGTGCTGCTCAACATGGTGGCCGGCGGCATTACACCTAGCCTCAGCGTCGAAGAGGCTAGCCACCTGGGCTTCAAGGTCGTCATATTCCCCTCCGTTGCTCTGGACCCGGTTTCAGAGCACGTCACGGACGCCATGCGCAATCTGAAGGAAAGCCATCGTGCCATCGTCAGCGAGACGCGGAAAGTCGGCGGTGTAAAAcacttcttcaacatcctaGGCCTCAAGGAGTGCATGGACTTTGACAATGCGGCCGGCAGCAGCTCTTTTGCATATGGGGCGTGA
- a CDS encoding uncharacterized protein (ID:PFLUO_009555-T1.cds;~source:funannotate) → MNSTRKTDVQLGEMAVSDHKETIYPANVISGSELRNSRSVAEQRLLLKADSVILPVCALTWWVTYLDRNSIGNARVMGLQTDLSMTADQFYNCLTMFSNFMSRYFRPNRTLGVAVVSFGAVLCGMGAAKNYETILALRILLGATQAYVQFLTVYISLWYKRDEVAWKTAIFFSFATISGSFGGLISYGIDRKLSFEKTGRAPWSWLFIIEGIVAIAIGIIAFLLLPRLPDDLQRRGKKHWLFTKAEIDLATTRFASYNSVNEKIKPKQLLEVIKDPKSYLFALMQGSCVLGVGVVGSFLPTFISSFGFSTVQTQLFTIIPYACAFVMVLAFGYLSDRVNRKMPFLLVSFVLGCTGYVLLLASHDQAVGIISACLITASCYSAILLTPVWLNVNTVGFTKRGATWAFTETFGLTWSIMGSRIYDTPPHFVKGHSIVLSLNFLACFCVVAAYVYMRRINLKKERIEREYAERGETHPHVAHQMTLEEVGEAHISFKYVL, encoded by the exons ATGAACAGCACGCGCAAGACAGAcgtccagctcggcgagatgGCCGTGTCTGACCACAAGGAGACGATCTACCCAGCCAACGTCATTTCTGGGTCTGAGCTACGTAATTCCAGGTCAGTGGCAGAGCAGAGGCTCCTCCTTAAGGCCGATAGCGTGATTCTGCCGGTTTGTGCGCTGACCTGGTGGGTTACGTATCTG GACCGCAACTCCATCGGAAACGCGAGAGTAATGGGGTTGCAGACGGACCTCAGCATGACGGCCGACCAGTTCTACAACTGCCTCACCATGTTCT CCAACTTCATGTCGCGGTATTTCCGGCCGAATCGGACTCTTGGcgtcgccgtcgtctccTTCGGCGCTGTTCTCTGCGGTATGGGCGCCGCCAAGAACTACGAGaccatcctggccctgcGCATTCTACTCGGCGCCACCCAGGCCTACGTCCAATTTCTCACTGTCTACATCAGCCTCTGGTACAAGAGAGACGAGGTTGCCTGGAAGACAG CtatcttcttctcttttgCAACCATATCCGGTAGCTTCGGCGGGCTGATTAGCTACGGCATCGACAGGAAGCTCAGCTTCGAGAAGACGGGCCGCGCGCCGTGGTCGTGGCTTTTCATTATCGAGGGAAtcgttgccattgccatcggtATAattgccttcctcctcctcccgagGCTGCCGGATGACCTGCAGAGGCGCGGCAAGAAGCATTGGCTCTTCACCAAGGCAGAGATCGACCTGGCCACGACTCGATTTGCAT CATACAACTCGGTCAATGAAAAGATCAAGCCGaagcagctgctcgaggtTATCAAAGACCCAAAGTCCTATTTATTCGCTCTGATGCAAGGCAGCTGCGTGCTCGGAGTCGGGGTTGTTGGCAGTTTCCTTCCCACCTTTATCTCCTCCTTTGGCTTCTCCACGG TCCAAACCCAGTTGTTTACCATCATCCCGTACGCCTGCGCCTTCGTAATGGTCCTCGCCTTCGGCTACCTGTCGGACCGGGTCAATCGCAAGATGCCCTTCCTGCTAGTGTCCTTTGTGCTAGGTTGCACGGGCTACGTGCTGCTTCTGGCCTCACACGATCAGGCCGTCGGCATCATCTCGGCGTGCCTCATCACTGCCAGCTGCTACTCGGCCATCCTGCTGACACCCGTCTGGCTCAACGTTAACACGGTCGGCTTCACTAAGCGCGGAGCCACCTGGGCTTTCACTGAGACCTTCGGCCTGACCTGGTCTATCATGGGCAGCCGCATATATGACACACCGCCGCACTTCGTCAAGGGTCACTCCATCGTCCTTTCGCTCAACTTTCTCGCCTGCTTCTGCGTCGTCGCCGCTTACGTCTACATGCGGCGCATCAACTTGAAGAAGGAGCGAATTGAACGGGAATATGCCGAGCGAGGAGAGACACATCCCCATGTTGCTCACCAGATGACAttggaggaggttggcgAGGCGCACATTTCCTTTAAGTACGTACTTTAA
- a CDS encoding uncharacterized protein (ID:PFLUO_009556-T1.cds;~source:funannotate), which yields MDPITSLSPTRRLVTGHNERGKAVFEFDEVLNPFNPYPKSGGSEVAAETDERPPLGITLIHRTREYPVKIQGGAEELASENVRRGQGELGIVCQIVDLPPTPHGETGYLHRNQSLDYGVVLKGSMQILLDDGVEQTLTEGDVYVQKGTIHAWKNITSEYCRFLTVVIPSQQVKIELTEGILEVTKIPALSD from the exons ATGGACCCAATCACCTCTCTATCCCCCACAAGAAGGCTCGTGACGGGCCACAATGAGCGAGGCAAGGCCGTCTTCGAGTTTGACGAGGTCCTCAACCCGTTTAACCCGTACCCGAAATCGGGAGGCTCCGAGGTGGCCGCCGAGACAGACGAGCGCCCGCCGCTGGGGATCACGCTGATCCATCGCACGCGGGAGTACCCCGTCAAGATCCagggcggcgccgaggaGCTCGCTTCGGAGAACGTGCGACGGGGCCAGGGCGAGCTGGGAATTGTTTGCCAGATCGTTGATctgccgccgacgccgcATGGGGAAACGGGATACCTGCACCGCAACCAGAGCCTCGACTATGGTGTTGTTCTCAAGGGCTCTATGCAGATCCTGCTGGACGACGGAGTGGAGCAGACGCTGACCGAGGGAGATGTGTATGTGCAAAA GGGCACTATTCACGCGTGGAAGAATATAACTTCTGAATACTGCCGCTTCTTGACGGTAGTGATCCCGTCCCAGCAGGTCAAGATAGAGTTGACTGAGGGGATTCTGGAGGTGACCAAGATCCCAGCCCTGAGCGACTGA
- a CDS encoding uncharacterized protein (ID:PFLUO_009557-T1.cds;~source:funannotate) encodes MVANTLAEVDHFVPVEPTKEPLDYADLETLDFSSYDKGPEARKELAAQLRQAMKTHGFFVIENHGISEEDIMRQVDIGHTIFNRTPQEEKDRLKADILGKGEYPGFKPRGHWKSGGKPDRIENFNVNRNMRAHEQPKALEPYRAEIQTIVDTVHRDILGKILRLFVIALEIADEDFFVKLFNYDKHDESWARWMQYYADNDDKADATGDSSLWLGGHQDLSALSLLFSQPMASLQVRDYEDDAQWKYVRHVSGAIIVNAGEIMMWWTGNYFKAAVHRVIQPPSDQRGHNRSGFFYFAVPNDDVVINTLLEESPVLRAHVKQKWFPDGEAPTSKEWCNNRIRVTGQKALFQNQDAKSTEKQKIGTVMTTWYR; translated from the coding sequence ATGGTCGCCAACACACTCGCCGAAGTCGACCACTTTGTCCCCGTAGAGCCCACCAAGGAACCGCTCGACTATGCCGACCTCGAGACGCTGGACTTCTCCAGCTACGACAAGGGCCCTGAGGCGCGCAAGGAGCTAGCAGCGCAGCTGCGACAGGCCATGAAGACccatggcttcttcgtcatcgaGAACCACGGcatcagcgaggaggatATAATGCGACAGGTAGACATCGGGcacaccatcttcaaccgCACGCcgcaggaggagaaggatcgGCTCAAGGCAGACATCCTCGGAAAGGGCGAGTATCCCGGTTTCAAGCCGCGTGGCCACTGGAAGTCGGGCGGCAAGCCGGACCGCATCGAGAATTTCAACGTCAACCGCAACATGAGAGCCCACGAGCAGCCCAAGGCACTAGAGCCGTACCGTGCCGAGATCCAGACCATCGTCGACACCGTGCATAGGGACATCCTCGGCAAGATCCTGCGcctcttcgtcatcgccctcgagatcgccgacgaggatttCTTTGTCAAGCTCTTTAACTACGACAAGCACGATGAGTCGTGGGCCCGCTGGATGCAGTACTATGCCGACAACGACGATAAGGCCGACGCCACCGGGGATTCCTCCTTGTGGCTCGGTGGACACCAGGACCTGTCGGCGCTGTCACTGCTTTTCAGCCAGCCCATGGCGTCGCTGCAGGTACGCGACTACGAGGACGACGCGCAGTGGAAGTACGTGCGGCACGTGTCGggcgccatcatcgtcaacgCGGGCGAGATTATGATGTGGTGGACGGGCAACTACTTCAAAGCCGCGGTGCACCGCGTGATCCAGCCTCCGAGTGACCAGAGGGGGCACAACCGCAGCGGCTTCTTCTACTTCGCCGTGCCTAACGACGACGTCGTCATCAACACGCTGCTTGAAGAGAGTCCCGTCCTGCGCGCCCACGTCAAGCAGAAGTGGTTCCCAGACGGCGAGGCGCCCACCAGCAAGGAGTGGTGCAACAACCGCATCCGCGTCACTGGCCAGAAGGCCCTGTTCCAGAATCAAGACGCCAAGAGCacggagaagcagaagatTGGCACCGTCATGACGACCTGGTACCGCTGA